In the Gossypium raimondii isolate GPD5lz chromosome 9, ASM2569854v1, whole genome shotgun sequence genome, one interval contains:
- the LOC105797491 gene encoding uncharacterized protein LOC105797491: MQALGNNTTQPIGIVHQPPRGRGQARGCNGLGRGQRILARGVGHTKVRQPPLVYAARRREDGDAPNVITGTFFIYNVSYTALINIGSTHSYIAYTVSKKLGILVDSTTSDVIVLSPLGQSIRVNILFRDVSLEGPGAIFLTDLMELPFGEFDLILGTNWLVKHRVSLDCATKRVVLRTSEDSEVVVIEEHRNYLSNVISALRAKKLVRKICEAYLAYINVSDSGDSLVKDIRIVKEFLDIFLEELPGLPLNLEVEFRIELLPGTTLVSIAPYRMSLKELGELKAQIQVLLDRGFILPSVSPWGAPILVDPRKIEAVLDWKQPKTGMPFNWTDAQQESFEKLKTVLTKALILIQPESRKEFTVYSDSSHIKGKQIEDESLGLRCRQVEIVNIEDFGLNSEGVLYFRRRICVSKDTELSWEDYLPLAEFAYNNSYQSSIQMAPYEALYGHRCRTPSRWTELGELHVLGPELVSDTEDKRVGPVAYNLELPLELDQIYDVFHVSMLRHYRSDPTHIVPIEEIEARPDLTFEEEPVQVLERDVKVLRRNSIPLVKVLWRNHSSEDAMRQQYPHLF, from the exons ATGCAAGCTCTGGGTAATAATACTACACAACCAATAGGCATAGTTCATCAGCCACCAAGAGGTCGGGGTCAGGCCAGAGGCTGTAATGGTTTGGGCCGTGGTCAGAGAATACTGGCCAGAGGTGTTGGACATACTAAGGTGAGGCAGCCTCCTCTAGTTTATGCTGCTCGTCGTCGAGAAGATGGAGATGCTCCAAACGTCATTACGGGTACGTTCTTTATTTACAATGTATCATATACTGCACTGATAAATATAGGATCCACTCACTCCTATATAGCTTACACTGTATCTAAAAAATTGGGTATACTGGTTGATAGCACTACGAGTGATGTCATTGTACTGAGTCCGTTGGGGCAGTCAATAAGGGTTAACATACTGTTTAGAGATGTTTCTTTAGAGGGTCCGGGAGCTATCTTTTTGACTGATCTGATGGAACTGCCTTTTGGGGAATTTGATCTGATACTGGGAACGAACTGGTTGGTTAAACACCGAGTGAGCTTAGATTGTGCCACAAAAAGGGTTGTACTGAGAACTTCGGAGGACAGCGAGGTAGTCGTAATTGAGGAGCATCGAAATTACTTATCAAATGTGATTTCTGCATTGAGGGCCAAAAAGTTGGTTCGTAAGATATGTGAGGCGTATCTAGCTTACATCAATGTTTCAGATTCTGGGGATTCTTTAGTTAAGGATATCAGGATTGTTAAGGAGTTTTTGGATATTTTTCTTGAAGAGCTACCTGGGTTACCTCTAAATCTTGAAGTAGAGTTTCGGATTGAGCTCCTTCCTGGTACAACTCTGGTGTCCATTGCCCCTTATAGAATGTCACTGAAAGAGCTTGGGGAGCTTAAGGCCCAGATTCAAGTGCTACTGGACCGTGGGTTCATCCTCCCTAGTGTGTCTCCATGGGGAGCACCGattct AGTCGATCCTCGAAAGATTGAGGCTGTCTTGGATTGGAAGCAGCCTAAGACT GGTATGCCGTTTAACTGGACTGATGcgcagcaagagagctttgagaagctcaagactgTATTGACTAAGGCCCTTATTCTAATACAACCAGAGTCTAGAAAAGAGTTTACTGTGTACAGCGATTCGTCACAT ATTAAGGGTAAACAGATAGAGGATGAGTCATTGGGTCTTCGTTGCCGACAGGTTGAGATTGTGAATATCGAGGATTTTGGACTGAATAGCGAAGGGGTGCTCTATTTCCGTAGGAGAATCTGTGTTTCGAAAGATACTGAATTGAG TTGGGAGGATTACTTGCCGCTAGCAGAGTTTGCTTATAACAATAGTTATCAGTCtagcattcagatggcaccttacgaggctttataTGGTCATAGGTGTCGCACACCTTCacgttggactgagttgggtgagtTGCATGTTCTGGGCCCTGAATTAGTTTCTGATACTGAAGATAAA CGAGTGGGACCAGTTGCTTACAATTTGGAGTTACCTCTAGAATTGGATCAGATTTATGATGTATTCCATGTCTCAATGTTGAGGCACTACCGCTCTGATCCCACACATATTGTTCCTATTGAGGAGATCGAGGCTAGGCCAGATCTGACCTTTGAGGAAGAGCCAGTTCAGGTATTGGAGCGAGATGTAAAGGTTCTAAGAAGAAATTCCATCCCACTGGTAAAGGTTCTTTGGCGTAATCATAGCTCTGAGGATGCGATGCGACAAcagtatcctcatctgttctga